From Vibrio splendidus, a single genomic window includes:
- the pilM gene encoding type IV pilus assembly protein PilM, which produces MGSSLITGIDINHHSIKAVVLKPVGELYALVGYKELPISDDIFTANHTLEYQKTVKKLKELRKGLPFGCCNVAISVPDNTVISKVLQIESELEDREKEFSIYQTFAHQSPFPIEELSLDFVKLEDKRFGKGSTSSYQVYATRKEVVDSRADALTKAGFKPVVVDTQAHGLLNIWQMASRLYPEKKNWLLVDVGIDQTSLGIIPQGLAPFYKDIAFGTKDLRSNGAASDIESVFATTEDTHQFIVNLIEKLKRQLQLYSSGNAQQPISGIWLMGEGASIPMVTEELERHFQMSCESLNPLSLFENKVAKRRRLPTNRQHFGIAAGMAMSGLKWQGEKHVASN; this is translated from the coding sequence ATGGGTTCATCATTAATTACAGGCATAGATATAAATCATCACAGCATCAAAGCTGTGGTACTAAAACCCGTGGGGGAGTTGTATGCCCTAGTGGGATACAAAGAGCTGCCGATTTCGGACGACATTTTTACAGCTAACCATACTTTGGAGTATCAGAAAACTGTTAAGAAACTTAAAGAACTTAGGAAAGGTCTGCCTTTTGGCTGTTGCAACGTCGCCATTTCAGTACCTGATAACACGGTGATCAGCAAAGTACTGCAAATAGAGAGTGAGTTAGAAGACAGAGAAAAAGAGTTTTCGATCTATCAAACCTTTGCTCATCAATCTCCCTTTCCGATAGAGGAGCTGAGTTTAGATTTTGTAAAGCTAGAAGACAAACGATTTGGTAAAGGTTCGACAAGCAGTTACCAGGTATACGCCACACGTAAAGAAGTGGTGGATAGCCGAGCGGATGCTTTGACCAAAGCTGGTTTTAAACCTGTGGTGGTAGACACGCAGGCGCATGGACTGCTTAACATCTGGCAAATGGCATCGCGCCTATACCCCGAAAAGAAAAACTGGCTGCTGGTGGATGTGGGAATCGACCAAACGTCGCTAGGCATTATTCCACAAGGTTTGGCTCCGTTTTATAAAGATATCGCTTTTGGTACTAAAGATCTTCGCAGCAATGGTGCTGCAAGTGATATCGAGAGTGTGTTCGCCACCACTGAAGATACACATCAATTCATTGTTAACCTGATTGAGAAGCTCAAGCGTCAATTGCAGCTCTATTCCTCGGGAAATGCGCAGCAACCTATCTCCGGGATCTGGCTGATGGGCGAGGGCGCCAGCATTCCGATGGTAACCGAAGAGCTAGAACGTCATTTTCAGATGAGTTGCGAGTCTCTGAATCCTTTGTCTCTATTTGAGAATAAGGTGGCGAAGCGACGTCGATTACCAACGAATCGGCAACATTTCGGTATTGCGGCGGGTATGGCGATGAGTGGACTCAAGTGGCAGGGAGAAAAGCATGTTGCATCAAATTAA
- a CDS encoding penicillin-binding protein 1A, producing the protein MKFIKRLFIFTLICMILGVSTIFGFYYYVKPELPDVATLRDVKLQTPMQVFSQDGKLISQFGEKRRNPVTYDEIPRHLVEALIATEDSRFYEHPGIDPIGITRAALVVAMSGSAKQGASTITQQLARNFFLSNEKKIMRKIKEIFIAIHIEQLLSKEEIMELYVNKIFLGHRSYGFGAAARVYFGKDLPELTLSEIATLAGMPKAPSTMNPIYSLERATHRRNVVLRRMLDEKYITQAEFDEARSETLISKYHGAEIELSAPYVAEVARAWMVERYGEAAYTSGMKVYTTVDSKLQKAANQAAIKNLLGYDERHGYRGAEKVLWQTAQSAWDQEQIVKHLKSQPTYGDLVPAVVTAVDSKSAQVWVKNQGEGTIEWQGMNWARKFLTDNRQGPAPSQAKEILAVGEQVWVRHEAITGDEVSEEPTEESAEAKSETPVEWRLSQVPNANTAFVAMNPNNGAVLSMVGGFNFVHNKFNRATQSIRQVGSGIKPFIYSAAIDKGLTLASLINDAPINQWDKSQGTAWRPKNSPPTYVGPTRLRIGLAQSKNVMAVRVLREVGLDDTRNYLTRFGFDIDEVPRSETIALGAGSLTPMKVAQGYSVFANGGYYVEPFYISRIETPFGETEFEATPKVVCKDNCDHKVATDPMADEFAEQDVDAKVQYAPQVISEQNAFLVREMMYSNIWGGGDWSAGTGWNGTGWRAQPLKRRDIGGKTGTTNDSKDTWYSGYGPGMVATVWVGFDNHNRNLGRTKANSNLGKSQITGAEAGAKTAEPAWVDFMGTALAGVPAQRKELPENIIRVRIDRETGLLTNKFDSSSMFEYFEKGTEPTEYITERFNDDIYSTSSGEAVEELF; encoded by the coding sequence GTGAAGTTCATAAAGCGATTATTCATATTTACATTGATTTGCATGATTCTTGGAGTCAGTACAATTTTTGGGTTTTATTATTACGTAAAACCAGAGTTGCCTGATGTTGCCACTTTGCGTGACGTGAAGCTCCAAACGCCAATGCAAGTCTTCAGTCAAGACGGTAAGTTGATCTCTCAATTTGGCGAAAAGCGTCGTAACCCAGTGACTTATGACGAGATTCCTCGCCACTTAGTTGAGGCCCTGATTGCCACCGAAGATAGCCGTTTTTACGAACACCCAGGTATTGACCCAATCGGTATCACCCGTGCAGCGCTCGTCGTTGCAATGTCGGGTTCAGCCAAACAAGGGGCGAGTACCATTACTCAGCAGCTTGCGCGTAACTTCTTCTTATCTAATGAGAAAAAGATCATGCGTAAGATCAAAGAGATCTTCATTGCAATCCATATCGAGCAACTGCTTAGCAAAGAAGAGATCATGGAGCTTTATGTAAATAAGATCTTCCTTGGTCACCGCTCGTACGGTTTTGGCGCGGCAGCGCGTGTTTATTTCGGAAAGGATCTCCCTGAGCTCACCCTGAGTGAAATTGCTACGCTGGCGGGTATGCCGAAAGCACCATCCACGATGAACCCTATCTATTCGCTTGAGCGCGCGACTCACCGTCGTAACGTGGTATTACGTCGTATGTTAGACGAGAAATACATCACTCAAGCAGAGTTCGATGAAGCTCGTAGCGAGACATTGATATCGAAATACCACGGTGCAGAGATTGAACTGAGCGCGCCGTATGTTGCTGAAGTAGCACGTGCGTGGATGGTTGAACGCTATGGCGAAGCTGCTTATACATCAGGCATGAAGGTTTACACGACCGTTGATTCGAAACTGCAAAAAGCAGCGAACCAAGCGGCGATTAAGAACCTACTTGGCTACGATGAGCGTCACGGCTACCGTGGTGCAGAAAAAGTATTGTGGCAGACGGCTCAATCAGCTTGGGATCAGGAACAAATCGTTAAACACCTTAAGTCTCAACCAACCTATGGTGACTTAGTCCCTGCTGTTGTTACCGCGGTTGATTCAAAAAGCGCTCAAGTTTGGGTTAAAAACCAAGGCGAAGGCACTATTGAGTGGCAAGGCATGAACTGGGCACGTAAATTCCTAACGGATAATCGCCAAGGACCAGCACCCTCTCAAGCGAAAGAGATTCTTGCTGTTGGTGAGCAAGTTTGGGTTCGCCATGAAGCAATTACAGGAGACGAAGTATCTGAAGAACCGACAGAAGAGTCAGCAGAGGCGAAGTCAGAAACACCTGTTGAATGGCGACTAAGCCAAGTACCCAATGCGAATACTGCCTTTGTTGCAATGAACCCGAACAACGGCGCAGTATTGTCGATGGTGGGTGGCTTTAACTTTGTTCACAACAAATTCAACCGTGCGACGCAATCTATTCGTCAGGTGGGTTCTGGTATCAAACCATTTATCTACTCAGCGGCCATTGATAAAGGCCTAACGTTGGCATCACTGATCAACGATGCACCTATCAATCAATGGGATAAGAGCCAAGGTACCGCATGGCGACCAAAGAACTCACCACCGACCTACGTGGGTCCTACGCGTTTACGTATTGGCTTAGCTCAATCTAAAAACGTAATGGCTGTGCGTGTGCTGCGTGAAGTTGGCTTAGATGATACTCGTAACTACCTAACTCGTTTTGGTTTTGATATTGACGAAGTACCTCGCTCTGAAACCATTGCTCTAGGTGCGGGTAGCTTAACGCCAATGAAGGTAGCTCAAGGTTACTCAGTATTCGCTAATGGCGGCTACTACGTTGAACCTTTCTACATCAGCCGCATTGAAACGCCATTTGGTGAGACTGAATTCGAAGCAACACCAAAAGTGGTTTGTAAGGACAATTGCGATCATAAGGTTGCCACAGACCCAATGGCCGATGAGTTTGCAGAGCAAGATGTGGATGCCAAAGTGCAATACGCGCCTCAAGTCATCTCTGAGCAAAACGCATTCCTTGTTCGCGAAATGATGTACAGCAACATCTGGGGCGGCGGTGACTGGAGTGCTGGCACAGGTTGGAATGGTACAGGTTGGCGAGCTCAGCCGTTGAAGCGTCGTGACATTGGCGGTAAAACCGGCACAACCAATGACTCGAAAGATACATGGTACAGCGGCTACGGCCCTGGCATGGTGGCAACGGTATGGGTTGGTTTTGATAACCACAACCGTAACCTAGGTCGAACTAAAGCGAACTCTAACCTTGGCAAGAGCCAGATTACCGGTGCCGAAGCGGGCGCTAAAACGGCAGAGCCTGCATGGGTTGATTTCATGGGTACAGCGTTAGCAGGCGTTCCTGCGCAACGTAAAGAGCTTCCAGAAAACATCATCCGTGTTCGTATCGACCGTGAAACGGGCCTACTGACCAACAAGTTCGATAGCTCATCAATGTTCGAGTACTTCGAGAAAGGCACAGAGCCAACTGAGTACATCACTGAACGTTTCAATGATGACATCTACTCAACGTCATCAGGCGAAGCAGTAGAAGAGCTGTTCTAG
- the oxyR gene encoding DNA-binding transcriptional regulator OxyR, translating into MNIRDFEYLVALAEHKHFRKAAEACFVSQPTLSGQIRKLEDEIGLQLTERSPRKVIFTESGLQLVEQAKRILNEVKTFKDMASGHGEAMTGPMHIGFIPTVGPYILPKIIPHLKESFPDLELYLHEAQTHQLVSQLEDGKLDCLVLAAVDETAAFKEIDVYDEPLSVAVPCDHEWAQQDAVDMLQLNGQTVLALGDGHCLRDQALGFCFAAGAKDDERFKATSLETLRNMVAAGAGITLLPQLSVPKEKQKDGVCYVPAVNPTPSRRIVVAYRPGSPLKGRFEQLAEAIRTQLEKTA; encoded by the coding sequence ATGAACATTCGTGACTTTGAATACTTGGTGGCGCTCGCTGAGCACAAACATTTTCGAAAAGCAGCAGAAGCGTGCTTTGTAAGTCAGCCGACATTGAGCGGTCAAATACGCAAACTGGAAGATGAAATTGGACTTCAGTTAACCGAGCGTAGCCCAAGGAAGGTAATATTTACAGAGTCAGGTTTACAACTTGTTGAGCAAGCCAAGCGCATTCTCAACGAGGTAAAGACGTTTAAAGATATGGCGAGTGGACACGGTGAAGCGATGACGGGACCAATGCACATTGGTTTTATCCCGACCGTTGGCCCATACATTTTGCCAAAGATTATTCCTCATCTAAAAGAGAGTTTCCCAGATCTTGAGCTTTACCTGCACGAAGCGCAGACCCATCAGTTAGTGAGCCAACTAGAAGATGGCAAGCTTGATTGCTTGGTGCTGGCTGCGGTTGATGAAACGGCAGCGTTCAAAGAGATTGATGTCTATGACGAGCCATTAAGCGTTGCCGTACCGTGTGACCATGAATGGGCACAACAGGACGCTGTCGATATGCTGCAGTTAAATGGACAAACCGTACTTGCACTGGGCGATGGTCATTGCTTACGAGACCAAGCCTTGGGTTTCTGTTTTGCTGCGGGTGCAAAAGATGATGAACGCTTTAAAGCGACCAGCTTAGAAACGCTGCGTAACATGGTAGCGGCAGGGGCGGGCATTACCTTGTTACCTCAGTTATCGGTTCCAAAGGAAAAGCAGAAAGATGGCGTGTGTTACGTGCCAGCGGTGAATCCAACACCTTCACGTCGCATTGTTGTTGCCTACCGACCGGGCTCTCCGCTAAAGGGGCGTTTTGAGCAACTGGCTGAGGCTATCCGAACTCAATTGGAAAAAACGGCTTAG
- a CDS encoding glutathione peroxidase, translated as MFASKEGQSIPQVTFPTRQGDAWVNVTTEELFKDKTVIVFSLPGAFTPTCSSSHLPRYNELHSVFKENGVDDILCVSVNDTFVMNAWKADQEAEKITFIPDGNGDFTDGMGMLVEKNDIGFGKRSWRYSMLVKNGVVEKMFIEEDVPGDPFKVSDADTMLNYLAPEHKEQESITVFTKPGCPFCMKAKQNLIDKGLNYEEVVLGKDATTVSLRAISGRTTVPQVFIGGKHIGGSEELETFLG; from the coding sequence ATGTTTGCATCTAAAGAAGGTCAATCAATCCCTCAAGTAACATTCCCAACTCGCCAAGGCGATGCATGGGTTAACGTAACGACGGAAGAGCTATTCAAAGACAAGACAGTTATCGTATTCAGCCTGCCAGGTGCGTTTACACCAACATGTTCTTCAAGCCACCTACCTCGTTACAACGAGCTGCACTCTGTATTCAAAGAAAACGGCGTTGATGACATCCTTTGTGTTTCTGTAAACGACACGTTCGTAATGAACGCATGGAAAGCAGACCAAGAAGCTGAAAAAATCACATTCATCCCAGATGGCAACGGCGACTTCACAGACGGCATGGGTATGCTAGTTGAGAAAAACGACATCGGCTTTGGCAAACGTTCATGGCGCTACAGCATGCTGGTTAAAAACGGCGTGGTAGAAAAAATGTTCATCGAAGAAGACGTACCAGGCGACCCGTTCAAGGTTTCTGATGCTGATACTATGCTTAACTACCTTGCTCCTGAACACAAAGAGCAAGAGTCAATCACAGTATTCACTAAGCCAGGCTGTCCTTTCTGTATGAAAGCAAAACAGAACCTAATCGACAAAGGTCTAAACTACGAAGAAGTGGTTCTAGGTAAAGACGCAACAACAGTAAGCCTACGTGCAATCTCGGGTCGCACTACCGTTCCTCAAGTATTCATCGGTGGCAAACACATCGGTGGCAGCGAAGAACTAGAAACTTTCCTAGGTTAA
- a CDS encoding dihydrolipoyl dehydrogenase encodes MKQVNVDVAVIGGGTAGLGSYRAAKAHTDSVVMIEGGPYGTTCARVGCMPSKLLIAAAESVHQIEKAPAFGVHPQGDIVINGREVMDRVKFERDRFVGFVLEGVDEIPEQDKISGYAKFLDDNTLQIDDHTVVNAKRIVIATGSRPAYPAVWNELGDRLIINDDVFSWDDLPESVAVFGPGVIGLELGQSLHRLGVKTKLFGLGGQVGPVTDPEIMAYADKAFNEEFYLDADVKIESMKRITIESGEARVEIQFINKQGELETNVVEYVLAATGRRPNTDKLGLENTSLELDERGVPIADHYTLQTSLPSVFIAGDASNQLPLLHEAADQARIAGDNAGRFPEIRAGLRRSKISAVFSDPQIAMVGETYKEIITRLGTCGCFATGEVSFENQGRSRVMLRNKGILHVYGEQGTGRFLGAEMMGPNAEHLAHLLAWAHQKKMTVSEMLDMPFYHPVIEEGVRTALRDLNAKLHLGPEMVKHCLDCGPGC; translated from the coding sequence ATGAAACAAGTCAATGTAGATGTAGCAGTTATCGGGGGCGGTACAGCAGGTCTAGGTTCTTACCGCGCTGCAAAAGCACACACTGACAGTGTCGTGATGATTGAAGGCGGCCCTTACGGTACAACCTGTGCTCGTGTTGGTTGTATGCCATCTAAACTGCTTATTGCAGCAGCTGAAAGCGTACACCAAATCGAGAAAGCTCCTGCTTTTGGCGTTCACCCACAAGGTGATATCGTGATTAACGGCCGTGAAGTGATGGACCGAGTGAAGTTTGAACGTGACCGTTTTGTTGGTTTTGTTTTAGAAGGTGTTGATGAAATCCCAGAGCAAGACAAGATCTCTGGCTACGCAAAGTTCTTAGACGACAACACGCTACAAATCGATGACCACACGGTTGTCAACGCTAAGCGTATTGTTATCGCGACCGGCTCTCGCCCTGCATACCCTGCAGTTTGGAATGAGCTTGGTGACCGCCTGATCATTAACGACGACGTGTTCAGCTGGGATGATTTACCGGAATCAGTCGCAGTATTTGGCCCTGGTGTTATTGGGCTTGAGCTTGGTCAGTCACTGCATCGCTTAGGTGTGAAGACCAAACTGTTCGGTTTGGGTGGTCAAGTTGGCCCAGTAACCGACCCAGAGATCATGGCTTATGCAGATAAAGCCTTCAATGAAGAGTTCTATCTTGATGCTGACGTAAAAATCGAAAGCATGAAGCGTATTACCATTGAATCGGGTGAAGCTCGTGTCGAAATCCAGTTCATCAATAAGCAAGGTGAACTAGAAACTAACGTCGTTGAATACGTACTGGCAGCGACAGGCCGTCGTCCTAACACTGATAAGCTTGGCCTAGAGAATACCTCTCTTGAGCTTGATGAGCGTGGTGTTCCAATTGCCGACCACTACACGCTACAAACATCGCTACCATCAGTATTTATTGCCGGTGATGCAAGTAACCAACTGCCTCTGCTACATGAAGCAGCAGACCAAGCACGTATTGCCGGTGATAACGCAGGTCGCTTCCCTGAGATTCGCGCTGGCTTACGCCGCTCTAAAATCTCTGCGGTATTCTCTGACCCACAAATCGCGATGGTGGGTGAAACATACAAAGAGATCATAACCCGCTTAGGCACCTGTGGCTGTTTCGCAACAGGTGAAGTGTCTTTCGAGAACCAAGGTCGTTCACGAGTGATGCTACGCAACAAAGGTATTCTGCACGTTTACGGCGAGCAAGGTACAGGCCGTTTCCTTGGTGCTGAGATGATGGGACCAAACGCAGAACATTTGGCTCACTTACTCGCATGGGCACACCAGAAAAAGATGACGGTTTCTGAAATGTTGGATATGCCGTTTTACCATCCAGTAATTGAAGAAGGTGTACGAACAGCGCTACGTGACCTAAATGCGAAACTGCACCTTGGTCCAGAGATGGTGAAACACTGTCTAGATTGTGGCCCTGGTTGTTAA
- a CDS encoding RidA family protein produces the protein MIERQDTKQRMSRIVKHNGTIYLCGQVCADATKDITEQTQTMLDKVEALLEQAGSDKEHMLSATIYLKDMKDFQEMNAVWDAWVPEGHAPARACVTGDMAREALLVEISVIAAEK, from the coding sequence ATGATTGAGCGCCAAGACACCAAACAACGCATGAGCCGTATTGTGAAACACAACGGCACTATCTACCTATGTGGCCAAGTGTGTGCTGATGCAACCAAAGACATCACTGAGCAAACACAGACGATGCTAGATAAAGTAGAAGCCCTACTTGAGCAAGCGGGTAGCGACAAGGAACACATGCTGTCAGCAACGATTTACTTGAAAGACATGAAAGACTTCCAAGAAATGAATGCAGTTTGGGATGCATGGGTTCCAGAAGGTCACGCTCCAGCTCGCGCATGTGTGACGGGCGACATGGCTCGCGAAGCGCTACTTGTTGAGATCTCTGTGATTGCTGCTGAGAAGTAA
- a CDS encoding DUF3624 domain-containing protein yields MTCIHCNKSEKIRNKLGRCQRCMNQLMVLSILSWGAWWLFFKEDPKTINAIALMMAACAFSGLLSLHWIMKFVVLPLRNKKR; encoded by the coding sequence ATGACATGCATTCATTGCAATAAAAGTGAAAAAATCCGTAACAAACTCGGCCGCTGCCAGCGCTGCATGAATCAGCTGATGGTGTTGTCGATTTTAAGTTGGGGAGCATGGTGGTTGTTTTTCAAAGAAGACCCAAAAACCATCAATGCCATCGCTTTGATGATGGCCGCTTGCGCATTCAGTGGCTTGCTGTCGTTACATTGGATAATGAAGTTTGTCGTGCTGCCTTTAAGGAACAAAAAGCGTTAA
- the argH gene encoding argininosuccinate lyase, with product MALWGGRFTQAADTRFKDFNDSLRFDYRLAEQDIVGSIAWSKALQSVNVLTEEEQQRLELALNELKLEVMEDPEQILRSDAEDIHSWVEQQLIGKVGDLGKKLHTGRSRNDQVATDLKLWCRQQGNQLLLALDRLQSQMVNVASQHQETVLPGYTHLQRAQPVTFAHWCLAYVEMLERDYSRLNDAIKRLDTCPLGSGALAGTAYPMDREELAHNLGFRRATRNSLDSVSDRDHVMELMSIASISMLHLSRLAEDMIFYNSGESNFIELADTVTSGSSLMPQKKNPDALELIRGKTGRVYGSLAAMMMTVKALPLAYNKDMQEDKEGLFDALDTWNDCMEMAALCFDGIKVNGERTLEAAKQGYANSTELADYLVAKGIPFREAHHIVGVTVVAAIAKGCALEELTIAEMKEFSEVIEEDVYDILTIESCLEKRSALGGVSPQQVAYAVDQAEKRLSQRDTSIVKVRPARLTDIEALEGMVAYWANMGENLPRSRNELVRDIGSFAVAEHHGEVTGCASLYVYDSGLAEIRSLGVEAGWQGQGQGTAIVQHLVDKARQMAIKKVFVLTRTPEFFMKHDFLPTSKSLLPEKVLKDCDQCPRQHACDEVALEVNLVEQIIAKVNVA from the coding sequence ATGGCATTATGGGGCGGTAGATTTACCCAAGCAGCAGACACCCGGTTCAAAGATTTTAACGATTCTCTTCGTTTTGATTACCGATTGGCTGAGCAAGACATTGTGGGCTCTATTGCCTGGTCAAAGGCTCTTCAGTCGGTCAACGTTCTAACAGAAGAAGAGCAGCAAAGACTAGAGCTAGCACTGAACGAGCTAAAACTCGAGGTGATGGAAGATCCTGAACAGATCTTACGTTCTGATGCAGAAGATATTCACAGCTGGGTTGAGCAACAACTTATCGGTAAAGTCGGTGATTTGGGCAAAAAACTTCACACTGGCCGTTCTCGTAATGACCAAGTGGCGACCGACCTTAAACTATGGTGTCGTCAACAAGGTAACCAACTGCTACTAGCGCTTGATCGTCTGCAAAGCCAAATGGTGAATGTCGCTTCTCAGCATCAAGAAACCGTGCTTCCTGGCTACACTCACTTACAACGTGCTCAGCCGGTAACTTTTGCTCACTGGTGTTTGGCTTACGTAGAAATGCTTGAGCGTGATTACTCACGTTTGAATGATGCGATTAAGCGTCTAGATACATGTCCGCTGGGTTCTGGTGCCCTTGCAGGAACTGCTTACCCGATGGACCGTGAAGAGTTAGCTCACAACTTAGGTTTCCGTCGTGCTACGCGCAACTCTCTAGATTCAGTTTCTGACCGTGATCATGTGATGGAGCTGATGTCGATCGCTTCTATTTCAATGCTTCACCTTTCACGTCTTGCAGAAGATATGATTTTCTACAACTCAGGTGAATCGAACTTCATCGAGTTAGCGGATACCGTGACGTCAGGTTCATCTCTGATGCCACAAAAGAAAAACCCGGATGCGCTCGAACTTATCCGTGGCAAAACTGGCCGTGTTTATGGTTCATTAGCCGCAATGATGATGACAGTGAAAGCCCTGCCTTTGGCGTACAACAAAGATATGCAAGAAGATAAAGAAGGTCTGTTCGACGCTTTAGACACTTGGAATGATTGTATGGAAATGGCTGCTCTTTGTTTTGACGGCATTAAAGTGAACGGCGAACGTACACTTGAAGCAGCGAAACAAGGCTACGCGAACTCAACCGAACTGGCTGATTACCTAGTAGCGAAAGGCATTCCTTTCCGTGAAGCTCACCATATTGTTGGTGTGACGGTAGTGGCGGCGATTGCTAAAGGTTGCGCATTAGAAGAGTTAACCATCGCAGAGATGAAAGAGTTCTCTGAGGTGATTGAAGAGGATGTGTATGACATCCTGACCATTGAATCGTGTCTTGAAAAACGTAGCGCGCTAGGCGGTGTATCACCACAGCAAGTGGCTTACGCGGTTGACCAAGCTGAGAAGCGTTTATCACAGCGTGACACTTCCATCGTGAAGGTTCGTCCTGCTCGTCTGACGGATATTGAAGCGTTGGAAGGCATGGTGGCCTACTGGGCGAATATGGGTGAAAACCTACCTCGTTCTCGTAATGAACTGGTGCGTGATATTGGCTCGTTTGCTGTCGCAGAGCATCATGGTGAGGTGACCGGTTGTGCATCACTCTATGTGTATGACTCTGGTTTAGCGGAAATTCGCTCGCTCGGTGTTGAGGCTGGGTGGCAAGGTCAAGGGCAGGGTACAGCGATTGTGCAGCACTTGGTTGATAAAGCACGACAAATGGCCATTAAGAAGGTGTTTGTACTGACTCGTACTCCAGAGTTCTTTATGAAGCATGACTTCTTACCGACATCAAAATCTCTGCTACCTGAGAAGGTGCTGAAAGATTGTGACCAGTGTCCTCGTCAACACGCGTGTGATGAAGTGGCCTTGGAAGTGAACTTGGTAGAGCAGATCATCGCTAAGGTTAATGTTGCATAA